One stretch of Planococcus sp. PAMC 21323 DNA includes these proteins:
- a CDS encoding pentapeptide repeat-containing protein gives MKKTKRLTPLLPKELETRSFTEALDDHYISNCRISQETIDFNTEEALHIDRVVFENVTFLEASWPRSEFVDVIFLNCDLSNMDMSRAVFHRTEFRNSKLMGTNFAEAGIRHTLFEECMLNYATFGFTLCNTVSFVSSTMRFADFYEMELKNSEFRLCDLNDINFTQTSLNGIDLSTNTFESIQVSIDKLQGCTVSTDQAIAFARQMGMIIAND, from the coding sequence ATGAAAAAAACAAAAAGATTAACACCTTTGCTCCCAAAAGAATTAGAAACACGTTCTTTTACAGAGGCATTGGATGATCATTACATAAGCAATTGCCGAATTTCACAGGAAACCATTGACTTTAATACAGAGGAAGCACTCCATATCGATAGAGTGGTATTTGAAAATGTTACATTTCTTGAAGCGAGCTGGCCCCGTTCGGAGTTTGTCGATGTAATATTCTTGAATTGTGATTTATCAAACATGGACATGAGCCGTGCAGTTTTTCACCGAACTGAATTTCGAAACTCCAAACTGATGGGGACCAATTTTGCTGAAGCAGGAATTCGTCATACGCTCTTTGAAGAATGCATGCTAAATTATGCTACTTTTGGTTTTACCTTATGTAACACAGTTAGCTTTGTTTCTTCTACCATGAGGTTTGCCGACTTTTATGAAATGGAACTAAAGAACAGTGAATTCCGGTTATGTGATCTAAATGACATCAACTTTACGCAAACAAGTCTTAACGGAATCGATCTTAGCACCAACACTTTTGAAAGCATTCAAGTATCAATAGACAAACTTCAGGGTTGCACTGTTTCTACTGATCAAGCAATTGCCTTTGCACGTCAAATGGGCATGATTATAGCAAACGACTAA
- the gltB gene encoding glutamate synthase large subunit produces the protein MSKKEYPIPQGLYHPDQEHEACGIGMIANINGEKSHAIVQNAINILCNLEHRGGQSSDTSTGDGAGILTQIPHRFFLKQCEKEGITLPEEGKYGIGMLFMPQDYDLRMKTKEMIHQIIQEEGQICLGWRPVPVNDSFVGKVASKTKPVIRQVFIGAAHGLENRIDLERRLYIIRKRIEQAMLGKEDFKDVYFSSLSAGTIVYKGMLIPEQLDSFYIDLNHPEFKSALALVHSRFSTNTFPSWQRSHPNRYSIHNGEFNTLRGNVNWMRARQVLCESPAFNKDDLKKVLPVIDETGSDSSMFDNCFEFLHLSGRSLAHTAMMMVPEPWVNDHTIKKEKRDFYEYHSTLMEPWDGPAALVFTDGKQIAACLDRNGLRPARYYVTKSGMIVMGSEVGALDIFADDIIYKDRLRPGKMLLVDLEEGKIIPDEEIKLQIAGELPYKDFIDKNMFDMDDFPEPVMPSKSTNAEPLIKRQLAFGYTMEEVQKIIKPLATEGKDPVGSMGYDSPLAVLSKKPQLLYNYFKQLFAQVTNPPIDAIREHIITAARTTIGAEANLVQPTPESARHIRLETPILTNAELEKLRQQDLPVFKPATISILFKKDEGTAAMEKRLDAVFAEADQAIKDGAKLLILSDRGVNEEYAAIPALLAVSGLHHYLIRQETRIQMSILLESAEPREVHHFAALLGYGAEGINPYLAFDTIENLIDIGDIPNVSFEEAETTYVKAVTDGIIKVLSKMGISTIQSYRGAQIFEAVGIHMNVIDKYFTRTSSRLGGIGLDIIAQEVLMRHATAYPVAQGDNQALESGDEFQYRENGENHQYNPKTIHTLQHACRTNNYDVFKKYTNLLTDEKANLQSLRGLMSFKKRTPVPIDEVETVDEICARFKTGAMSYGSISKEAHEALAVAMNRIGGRSNSGEGGEETSRFIPDENGDNRRSAIKQVASGRFGVTSHYLVNADEIQIKVAQGAKPGEGGHLPGKKVYPWIAEVRGSTPGVELISPPPHHDIYSIEDLAELIFNLKNANPSARISVKLVSAVGVGTIAAGVAKGRADVVLISGYDGGTGAAPKTSLKHTGLPWEIGLAETHQTLLLNGLRDRIVVETDGKMMTGRDVVTAALLGAEEFGFSTAPLVVLGCVMMRVCHLDTCPVGIATQNPELREKYGGDPEHVVNFMRFIAREARELMAELGFRTINEMIGRTDVIEANQAIDHWKAGGIDLTALLYQPDLPAKVGRYATIKQNHELEQTLDYQELLPRCKKAIETGERVEVATAIRNIHRATGTIVGSAISKRYGAEGLPEDTVNLNFQGSAGQSFGAFIPKGMTMNLIGDANDFVGKGLSGGKILVYPALDSTFIPEKNIIIGNVSFYGASAGEAYIYGVAGERFAVRNSGANIVVEGVGDHGCEYMTGGRVAILGQTGKNFAAGMSGGIAYVLDEEGTFSERCNAEMVHLQPLADPAEIEELREMIKKHVHYTSSRNGTRLLKNWDIYSAKFVRVIPKAYLQINERIDKLQSGGMTRDEAEMAAFEESKMAGAGK, from the coding sequence ATGAGTAAAAAAGAATACCCAATTCCACAAGGGCTTTATCATCCAGATCAAGAGCATGAGGCATGCGGAATCGGGATGATCGCCAACATAAATGGAGAAAAATCACATGCAATCGTACAAAATGCGATTAATATATTGTGTAATCTTGAGCATCGCGGCGGACAATCCTCAGATACGAGCACTGGAGATGGCGCTGGAATTTTAACTCAAATTCCACATCGCTTTTTCTTAAAGCAATGTGAAAAAGAAGGAATTACATTGCCAGAAGAAGGTAAGTACGGCATTGGTATGCTCTTTATGCCGCAAGACTATGATTTACGTATGAAAACAAAAGAAATGATTCATCAAATTATTCAAGAAGAAGGACAAATTTGTCTCGGATGGCGACCAGTACCCGTCAATGATTCGTTTGTTGGAAAAGTGGCATCAAAAACGAAGCCGGTTATTCGACAAGTGTTTATCGGAGCCGCGCATGGCTTGGAAAACCGAATTGACCTCGAGCGTCGACTTTATATTATTCGTAAACGAATCGAGCAGGCTATGCTTGGCAAAGAAGATTTTAAAGATGTATATTTCAGCAGTCTTTCGGCAGGAACGATTGTTTATAAAGGTATGCTTATCCCAGAACAACTAGATTCATTTTATATAGACCTCAACCACCCTGAATTCAAATCAGCGTTAGCTCTCGTCCACTCTCGTTTTAGTACGAACACCTTCCCAAGTTGGCAGCGTTCGCACCCTAATCGTTACTCCATCCACAATGGTGAATTCAACACATTGAGAGGAAACGTCAACTGGATGCGTGCCCGTCAAGTACTGTGTGAATCACCGGCATTTAATAAAGATGACCTTAAAAAGGTTTTACCTGTAATTGATGAAACAGGCAGTGACTCTTCAATGTTTGATAACTGTTTTGAATTTTTGCATTTATCTGGAAGATCTCTTGCGCATACAGCAATGATGATGGTACCAGAACCATGGGTTAACGATCACACGATAAAAAAAGAAAAAAGGGACTTTTATGAGTACCACAGTACTTTAATGGAGCCATGGGATGGTCCCGCTGCACTCGTCTTTACAGATGGGAAACAAATTGCAGCTTGCCTTGATCGAAACGGCCTTCGACCTGCTCGTTATTATGTGACGAAAAGCGGCATGATTGTCATGGGTTCAGAAGTCGGCGCATTGGATATTTTTGCGGATGACATTATTTACAAAGATCGCTTACGTCCAGGTAAGATGCTATTAGTCGATTTAGAAGAAGGAAAGATTATTCCAGATGAAGAAATTAAACTTCAAATAGCAGGAGAATTGCCTTATAAAGATTTTATCGATAAAAATATGTTTGATATGGATGATTTTCCAGAGCCGGTAATGCCATCTAAATCAACTAATGCAGAACCGTTGATCAAAAGGCAGTTAGCATTTGGTTATACAATGGAAGAAGTTCAAAAAATCATAAAACCGTTAGCGACTGAAGGAAAAGATCCTGTTGGTTCTATGGGCTATGATTCACCTTTAGCTGTTTTATCGAAAAAGCCACAACTTCTCTATAACTACTTTAAACAATTATTTGCACAAGTAACAAATCCACCGATCGATGCGATCCGTGAACATATTATTACAGCTGCGCGGACCACAATTGGAGCAGAAGCGAATTTGGTGCAACCAACTCCGGAAAGTGCGCGCCACATTCGATTAGAAACACCAATTTTAACAAATGCAGAACTGGAAAAATTACGTCAGCAAGATCTTCCTGTTTTCAAACCTGCTACGATATCAATTTTATTCAAAAAAGATGAAGGTACAGCAGCCATGGAAAAAAGGTTGGACGCAGTTTTTGCTGAGGCAGACCAAGCCATTAAAGATGGAGCCAAACTACTAATTTTGTCTGATCGAGGTGTAAATGAAGAGTACGCGGCAATTCCTGCGCTTTTAGCTGTGTCAGGTTTGCATCATTATTTGATTCGCCAAGAAACGCGCATTCAAATGAGCATATTGCTCGAATCTGCAGAACCTCGTGAAGTGCATCATTTTGCGGCTCTTCTGGGGTATGGTGCAGAAGGTATCAATCCTTACTTGGCTTTTGATACGATTGAAAACCTAATCGATATCGGTGATATTCCAAATGTAAGCTTTGAAGAAGCAGAAACGACTTATGTTAAAGCTGTTACAGATGGCATCATTAAAGTATTGTCCAAAATGGGTATTTCAACGATTCAAAGTTACCGCGGTGCTCAAATTTTTGAAGCTGTCGGTATTCATATGAACGTTATCGATAAATACTTTACACGTACTTCTTCGCGTCTGGGCGGAATTGGCCTTGATATCATTGCGCAAGAAGTTCTCATGAGACATGCAACAGCATATCCTGTAGCTCAAGGAGACAATCAAGCACTAGAATCAGGTGATGAATTCCAATACCGTGAAAATGGAGAAAATCATCAATACAATCCGAAAACAATTCATACATTGCAACATGCATGTCGGACAAATAACTACGATGTCTTTAAGAAATATACGAATTTACTAACGGATGAAAAAGCGAACCTTCAATCATTACGTGGCTTAATGTCCTTTAAGAAACGAACGCCAGTCCCGATTGATGAAGTAGAAACGGTTGACGAAATTTGTGCGCGCTTTAAAACAGGTGCGATGTCATATGGTTCTATTAGTAAAGAAGCGCACGAAGCTCTAGCTGTTGCCATGAACCGTATTGGTGGAAGAAGTAATTCAGGAGAAGGCGGGGAAGAAACTTCTCGTTTTATCCCTGATGAAAATGGAGATAACCGCCGTAGTGCGATTAAACAAGTCGCTTCAGGTCGTTTTGGTGTAACAAGCCATTATTTAGTGAATGCGGATGAGATTCAAATTAAAGTAGCGCAAGGAGCTAAGCCAGGAGAAGGCGGACACTTACCAGGCAAGAAAGTATATCCATGGATTGCAGAAGTTCGTGGTTCTACTCCAGGCGTGGAATTAATTTCACCACCACCGCATCATGATATTTATTCTATTGAAGATTTAGCGGAACTGATTTTTAATTTAAAAAATGCCAATCCATCGGCACGCATAAGCGTTAAATTGGTATCGGCTGTAGGCGTTGGAACGATTGCAGCGGGTGTTGCAAAGGGGCGTGCGGATGTCGTATTAATCAGTGGTTATGACGGCGGAACTGGAGCAGCACCAAAAACAAGCTTGAAGCACACAGGATTGCCGTGGGAAATTGGTTTAGCTGAGACGCATCAAACACTTCTTTTAAACGGTCTTCGGGATCGAATTGTTGTCGAAACAGACGGCAAAATGATGACCGGTCGCGACGTCGTGACAGCAGCCCTACTTGGAGCTGAAGAATTCGGATTTTCAACAGCACCTCTTGTCGTGCTTGGTTGCGTAATGATGCGTGTATGTCATTTAGATACATGTCCTGTTGGTATTGCAACTCAAAATCCAGAGCTACGCGAAAAATATGGCGGAGATCCAGAACATGTCGTTAACTTTATGCGTTTTATCGCACGTGAAGCGCGTGAACTAATGGCTGAACTCGGATTCCGTACAATCAATGAAATGATTGGTCGAACTGACGTTATTGAAGCAAACCAGGCAATCGATCATTGGAAAGCAGGCGGCATCGATTTAACAGCCTTGTTGTATCAACCCGATCTACCTGCAAAAGTGGGACGTTATGCAACCATTAAGCAAAATCATGAATTAGAACAAACTTTGGATTATCAGGAATTATTGCCACGATGCAAAAAAGCCATTGAAACAGGTGAACGTGTAGAAGTGGCTACAGCCATTCGTAATATTCATAGAGCAACAGGAACGATTGTCGGTAGCGCTATTTCCAAACGTTACGGTGCGGAAGGATTGCCAGAAGATACCGTCAACTTGAACTTCCAAGGATCAGCCGGACAAAGTTTCGGAGCGTTTATTCCAAAAGGGATGACGATGAATTTAATCGGAGATGCCAATGACTTTGTTGGAAAAGGATTGTCGGGCGGTAAAATATTGGTTTATCCAGCGCTAGATTCAACATTTATTCCTGAGAAAAACATTATCATCGGAAATGTCTCGTTTTACGGAGCATCAGCCGGTGAAGCTTATATTTATGGTGTTGCTGGGGAACGTTTTGCGGTCAGAAACAGTGGAGCAAACATTGTTGTCGAAGGTGTTGGTGACCATGGTTGTGAATATATGACTGGCGGTCGAGTCGCAATTCTTGGGCAAACCGGCAAGAACTTTGCGGCAGGTATGTCAGGAGGCATTGCATATGTCCTTGATGAAGAAGGCACATTTAGCGAGCGTTGCAACGCAGAGATGGTTCATCTACAACCACTTGCGGATCCAGCCGAAATCGAAGAATTACGTGAAATGATTAAAAAGCATGTGCATTATACAAGCAGTCGTAATGGAACACGCTTATTGAAGAATTGGGACATCTATTCCGCTAAATTTGTCCGTGTTATTCCAAAAGCTTATCTTCAGATTAATGAACGAATTGATAAACTGCAGAGCGGTGGGATGACAAGAGACGAAGCTGAAATGGCTGCATTTGAGGAAAGTAAAATGGCTGGAGCAGGCAAATAA
- a CDS encoding peptide MFS transporter, with protein MSEKYSRQEIVKSVPQKGFFGHPKGLFTLFFTEFWERFSYYGMRAILVFYMYYEMSEGGLGLDQTTALSIMSIYGSLVYMSGIIGGWLADRIFGTSKAVFYGGILIMLGHIALAIPGNLALFFVSMVLIVLGTGLLKPNVSSVVGEIYAENDDRRDAGFSIFYMGINMGGFLAPLIVGTVGMKISFHLGFSIAAVGMFLGLVIFVLTKKKNLGLAGTVVPNPLLPSERKATIKAFTIGALVIAAAIAIGIPTGLLTFNSFVGIVGVFGILIPVVYFTVMYRSKKTTEVERSHLLAYIPLFIASVMFWAIQEQGSTILAAYADKRTDLEFAGFTISPAWFQSLNPLFIIMLAPVFAWLWVKLGSKQPSIPQKFSLGLLFAGLSFLVILLPVYFGGPTALVNPLWLVLSYFIVVLGELCLSPVGLSATTKLAPAAFSAQTMSLWFLSNAAAQAINAQLVKFYTVENEMMYFGIIGGVSIVLSIALFVFAPRIQSFMKGVR; from the coding sequence ATGTCTGAAAAATATTCTCGACAAGAGATTGTTAAAAGTGTTCCTCAAAAAGGCTTTTTTGGTCATCCAAAAGGGTTGTTCACATTGTTCTTCACTGAGTTCTGGGAACGGTTCTCTTATTATGGAATGAGAGCGATTCTAGTTTTCTATATGTATTACGAAATGTCCGAAGGTGGACTTGGTCTTGATCAGACGACGGCTTTATCTATTATGTCTATTTATGGATCGCTCGTTTACATGTCCGGAATTATCGGTGGTTGGTTAGCCGACAGGATATTTGGTACTTCTAAAGCTGTATTTTACGGTGGAATACTTATTATGCTTGGGCATATTGCTCTAGCAATACCTGGAAATTTAGCTTTATTCTTTGTTTCAATGGTCTTAATTGTACTGGGTACCGGTTTATTGAAACCAAACGTATCGAGTGTAGTCGGTGAAATTTATGCAGAAAATGATGATCGCCGCGATGCAGGATTCAGTATTTTCTATATGGGTATCAATATGGGTGGTTTCTTAGCACCGTTAATCGTTGGTACAGTTGGGATGAAAATCAGCTTTCACTTAGGTTTCAGTATTGCAGCTGTCGGGATGTTCCTTGGTTTGGTTATTTTCGTACTGACGAAGAAAAAGAATCTTGGTTTGGCAGGAACGGTTGTACCAAACCCGTTATTACCTTCTGAACGTAAAGCAACAATTAAAGCGTTTACTATTGGTGCATTGGTAATTGCAGCGGCAATTGCTATTGGAATTCCAACAGGATTATTGACCTTTAACAGCTTTGTCGGGATTGTCGGGGTTTTTGGTATTTTAATTCCGGTTGTCTATTTCACTGTTATGTACCGTAGTAAAAAAACAACAGAAGTGGAACGCTCGCATCTGTTAGCCTATATTCCTTTATTTATCGCATCCGTTATGTTCTGGGCAATTCAGGAGCAGGGTTCTACTATTCTTGCTGCATATGCAGATAAACGCACAGATCTTGAATTTGCAGGATTCACGATTTCTCCTGCTTGGTTCCAATCATTAAATCCATTATTCATCATTATGTTAGCTCCGGTTTTTGCCTGGTTATGGGTTAAACTTGGAAGCAAACAGCCATCGATTCCGCAAAAATTTTCTCTTGGATTACTATTTGCCGGTTTATCTTTCTTAGTTATTTTATTACCAGTTTATTTCGGCGGACCAACAGCATTGGTTAACCCACTTTGGCTTGTTCTTAGTTATTTTATTGTTGTATTAGGTGAGCTTTGCCTATCTCCAGTTGGATTATCAGCAACAACTAAATTGGCTCCTGCCGCTTTCTCAGCTCAAACAATGAGCTTGTGGTTCCTTTCTAACGCTGCTGCTCAAGCAATTAACGCACAGTTGGTTAAGTTCTACACAGTTGAAAACGAAATGATGTACTTCGGAATTATTGGTGGTGTGTCTATCGTTCTAAGTATCGCGTTGTTCGTCTTTGCTCCACGTATTCAAAGCTTTATGAAAGGCGTTCGCTAA
- the recQ gene encoding DNA helicase RecQ, whose product MLESAKQLLQSHFGYESFRIGQEQAITQVFEGHNSICVMPTGGGKSMCYQIPALVMEGTTIVVSPLISLMKDQVDALLAAGIPAAYINSSLGFDEVRETLIDVQRGAIKLLYIAPERLDSEMFLNELQGVHVPLIAVDEAHCISQWGHDFRPSYRLISRMTELFPNNPTVLALTATATPQVREDICRILNIEEQHTVMTGFERANLTFSVVRGQDRERFVKEYVAKNDKEAGIIYAATRKTVDSVYEMLLKKGIKAAKYHAGMPDHERKSGQERFLNDEVTVMVATNAFGMGIDKSNIRFVIHYQVPKNMESYYQEAGRAGRDGLPSECIVLYASQDVQTQRFLIDQAQDPSRIPGELVKLQGMVDYCHTENCLQQFIIHYFGDTAAEPCGHCGNCLDDRESLDVTKDVQMVLSCVIRMGQKFGKVMTAQVLTGSRNKKILDFGFDKLSTYGILKHQNSKEVSNLIEFMISQELLAVEQGSFPTIYVPDGGRDVLLGKRQVLRKGAVVTKQIATNDPLFEELRVIRKKLAESAGVPPFVIFSDKTLQDMVARKPKNEAEFLKVNGVGANKLEKYGEAFLQAIHSFDAIKNE is encoded by the coding sequence TTGTTGGAAAGCGCAAAGCAATTACTACAGTCCCATTTTGGCTATGAGTCATTCCGAATCGGCCAAGAGCAAGCCATTACGCAAGTTTTTGAAGGACATAATTCGATTTGCGTCATGCCGACAGGCGGAGGTAAGTCGATGTGCTACCAAATTCCGGCGTTAGTCATGGAAGGAACCACAATAGTTGTATCTCCTTTGATTTCATTAATGAAAGATCAAGTAGATGCACTTTTAGCAGCGGGTATTCCAGCTGCTTATATAAATAGTTCTCTCGGTTTTGATGAAGTTCGAGAGACCTTGATCGATGTTCAGCGCGGAGCCATTAAACTGCTTTACATTGCTCCAGAAAGATTGGATTCAGAAATGTTTCTTAATGAATTACAAGGAGTACACGTCCCGCTGATTGCAGTTGATGAAGCTCATTGTATTTCGCAATGGGGTCACGACTTCCGTCCAAGTTATCGCTTGATCAGTCGCATGACAGAGTTGTTTCCAAATAATCCAACAGTTTTGGCCTTGACCGCTACTGCGACTCCCCAAGTTCGAGAGGATATTTGTCGAATATTGAATATCGAAGAACAACATACGGTGATGACTGGTTTTGAACGGGCAAACTTAACCTTTTCAGTTGTGCGTGGACAAGACCGCGAGCGGTTCGTAAAAGAATATGTGGCGAAAAACGATAAAGAAGCAGGTATTATTTACGCTGCTACGCGCAAAACAGTAGACTCAGTTTACGAGATGCTACTAAAAAAAGGCATCAAGGCGGCCAAGTACCATGCAGGAATGCCGGACCATGAAAGAAAAAGTGGTCAAGAACGTTTTCTAAATGACGAAGTAACAGTTATGGTAGCAACAAATGCATTTGGAATGGGGATAGACAAAAGCAATATAAGGTTCGTAATTCACTACCAAGTCCCCAAAAACATGGAAAGCTATTATCAAGAAGCAGGTCGTGCTGGGCGAGACGGTTTGCCGAGTGAATGTATTGTGTTGTACGCGTCGCAAGATGTCCAAACACAACGATTTTTAATCGACCAAGCGCAAGACCCTAGTCGAATTCCAGGAGAACTAGTGAAATTGCAAGGGATGGTGGACTATTGTCATACCGAAAATTGCTTACAACAGTTTATCATCCATTATTTTGGAGACACGGCGGCGGAACCTTGTGGACATTGCGGGAATTGCTTAGATGATCGTGAAAGTCTGGATGTCACGAAAGATGTTCAAATGGTGCTGTCATGTGTTATTCGCATGGGACAGAAATTTGGCAAAGTGATGACAGCTCAAGTGTTGACAGGTTCGCGCAATAAAAAAATACTGGATTTTGGTTTTGATAAACTTTCGACTTATGGAATTTTAAAACACCAAAATTCGAAGGAAGTTTCAAATCTAATTGAGTTTATGATTTCTCAAGAATTGTTAGCTGTAGAACAAGGGTCATTTCCAACGATTTATGTTCCTGATGGTGGAAGAGATGTATTGTTAGGTAAACGACAGGTTCTAAGAAAAGGGGCTGTCGTAACAAAACAGATCGCTACTAACGATCCTTTATTTGAAGAATTGCGCGTTATTCGCAAGAAATTAGCAGAGAGTGCTGGAGTTCCACCTTTTGTTATTTTTTCTGATAAAACATTGCAAGACATGGTAGCGAGAAAACCGAAGAACGAAGCTGAATTTTTAAAAGTAAACGGCGTAGGTGCAAATAAGCTTGAAAAATACGGAGAAGCATTTTTACAGGCAATTCATTCTTTTGATGCTATAAAAAATGAATAA
- a CDS encoding helix-turn-helix domain-containing protein yields the protein MKQLSKRIKDLREAKGLSTEELAEAIGFAKSTVWAYESGKKQVSVVHLERLADYFEISVDSLLDRDERTINVDLQNTSFLNDYNLMLDDQPLNQTEIAEAASFIQVKRRMGSYGTATS from the coding sequence ATGAAACAGTTAAGCAAACGAATCAAGGATTTAAGAGAAGCTAAAGGACTATCTACTGAAGAATTAGCAGAAGCAATCGGCTTTGCAAAAAGTACGGTTTGGGCTTATGAAAGTGGGAAAAAACAAGTTTCTGTAGTTCATCTTGAAAGACTTGCTGATTATTTTGAGATTTCGGTCGACAGTTTGCTGGATCGTGACGAACGGACTATCAATGTAGATCTTCAAAATACTAGTTTCTTAAATGACTACAATTTAATGCTAGATGATCAACCACTAAATCAAACTGAGATTGCTGAGGCCGCATCATTCATTCAGGTTAAACGCCGTATGGGTAGCTATGGCACAGCGACTTCTTAA
- a CDS encoding glutamate synthase subunit beta translates to MGKPTGFMEYDRQTVKERLPAERTKDWNDYTIPLTNEEVAKQGARCMDCGVPTCHTGMELENVTTGCPVNHLIPEWNDLVYRDQWKEALHREHLKNNFPEFTGVACPAPCEGACVLGINEPPVAIRTVERSIIERGFAEGWVVPEPPKTRTGKKVAVIGSGPAGLAAAAQLNKAGHLVTVFEKSDRVGGLLTYGIPEMKLPYDMVTRRVNILEQEGITFITSVEVGKNYPSSKLKADFDAVIMCTGSTVHRNIDIEGRELKGVHFAMDFLHASTKSLLDSNFEDGEYISAKDKNVIVIGGGDTGTDCLATSVRHECKSLVQFDVYDKKGAIRDEKGNPWPQYPKVHRIEYGHKEAAATFGEDPRAYAVMTKKFVGNEQGELKEVHTVNVKLKIDEQGNRIREEIPGTEKVWKADLVLIAIGFSGPEQDLLQQLEIETETNSRAKAEYGKYNTSVEGIFAAGDVRRGQSLIVWAINEGREAARECDRFLMGTTVLP, encoded by the coding sequence ATGGGGAAACCAACAGGATTTATGGAATACGACAGGCAAACGGTCAAAGAGCGACTACCGGCTGAACGGACAAAAGACTGGAACGACTACACCATCCCTTTAACAAATGAAGAAGTTGCTAAGCAAGGTGCACGTTGTATGGATTGTGGAGTGCCAACCTGTCATACAGGAATGGAACTTGAAAATGTAACGACAGGGTGCCCTGTAAACCACCTAATTCCGGAGTGGAACGATCTTGTCTACCGTGACCAATGGAAAGAAGCATTGCACCGAGAGCACTTAAAAAATAATTTCCCAGAGTTTACCGGAGTAGCTTGTCCGGCACCTTGCGAAGGGGCCTGTGTTTTAGGCATTAACGAACCACCTGTAGCGATTCGTACAGTAGAGCGTTCGATCATTGAGCGTGGATTTGCAGAAGGTTGGGTAGTGCCAGAACCACCTAAAACACGAACTGGTAAAAAAGTAGCGGTTATTGGTTCTGGGCCAGCAGGTCTCGCTGCTGCAGCGCAGTTAAACAAAGCAGGTCATCTCGTAACGGTCTTTGAAAAAAGCGATCGTGTTGGTGGCTTATTGACCTATGGAATTCCAGAAATGAAACTGCCATATGATATGGTGACCAGACGAGTGAACATTCTTGAGCAAGAAGGCATTACGTTCATTACAAGTGTAGAAGTAGGGAAAAATTATCCTTCTTCAAAACTAAAAGCAGATTTTGATGCGGTAATCATGTGTACAGGATCAACTGTGCACCGAAATATTGATATAGAAGGTCGCGAACTAAAGGGTGTTCACTTTGCGATGGACTTTTTACATGCTAGTACAAAAAGTTTGCTAGATTCGAACTTTGAAGATGGTGAATATATTTCCGCAAAAGACAAAAACGTCATCGTTATCGGAGGCGGAGATACAGGTACAGATTGTTTAGCGACATCAGTGCGTCATGAGTGTAAGAGCCTTGTTCAGTTTGATGTATACGATAAAAAAGGTGCAATTCGTGATGAAAAAGGCAATCCGTGGCCGCAATATCCAAAAGTTCATCGTATCGAATACGGTCATAAAGAAGCAGCTGCAACTTTTGGAGAAGATCCGCGTGCATATGCTGTTATGACCAAGAAGTTTGTCGGCAATGAACAAGGTGAATTAAAAGAAGTGCATACAGTCAATGTGAAATTGAAAATAGACGAGCAAGGCAATCGAATTCGTGAAGAAATTCCAGGGACTGAAAAAGTCTGGAAAGCTGACTTAGTGTTAATCGCCATTGGCTTTAGTGGACCAGAACAGGACCTACTACAGCAATTGGAAATTGAAACAGAGACGAATTCAAGAGCAAAAGCAGAGTATGGCAAATACAATACAAGTGTAGAAGGTATTTTTGCAGCAGGTGATGTGCGTCGTGGTCAAAGTTTAATCGTTTGGGCGATAAACGAAGGTCGTGAAGCAGCGCGTGAATGCGATCGTTTCTTAATGGGCACTACCGTATTACCGTAA